One region of Lathamus discolor isolate bLatDis1 chromosome 2, bLatDis1.hap1, whole genome shotgun sequence genomic DNA includes:
- the TIGD5 gene encoding tigger transposable element-derived protein 5 — protein sequence MAAGTAPCPGGTPEAGGGMAGGKRAAGAAGGGVTVKMSLRRAYSIKDKLQAIERVKKGERQASVCRAFGVPGGTLRGWLKDEAKLRWFLEQLGGEVGTQRKKMRLANEEEIDRAVYAWFLALRQHGVPLSGPLIQAQAEAFARQIYGPECTFKASHGWFWRWQKRHGISSQRIYGEGGLPAEPERAPAACPESLPIPASDAAGYGDEQIYNANITRLYWKLLPGQTGEVTARRRPAPRERVTVLLAANLTGAHKLKPLVVGSHRDPPSLRHHNQDKFPACYRYSPEARLGPALLRAWFFEDFVPGVKRYLRRSCLQQKAVLLLSSASPSSRTGPEESPPLQTPDGSIRALFLSKGPAGSGSAGGGGRIPAPLEQGVVLAFKQLYKRELLRLAVSCAAGGSGGPMDFVRSFLLKDMLYLAGLSWDLIPPGSIEKCWLLGLRAAFEPQPGEEEHGDPSHGEDGGGDSKVFSDLTHLAALAYKRLAPEEVADWLHLDDAAPGMEEDNGEEDAEEEGPGGYGEEEDEDEEAAAGDGGGKRGGEGGDTLLPTAREAIKGLETALRWLEGQDPRQVGPLKLVQLRSLISMAQRLHHGSSPHS from the coding sequence ATGGCAGCGGGCACGGCTCCGTGCCCGGGGGGGACACCGGAGGCGGGCGGGGGTATGGCGGGCGGGAAGCGGGCAGCAGGCGCTGCCGGCGGCGGGGTGACGGTGAAGATGTCGCTCCGCCGCGCCTACTCCATCAAGGACAAGCTGCAGGCCATCGAGAGGGTGAAGAAGGGCGAGCGGCAGGCGTCGGTGTGCCGCGCCTTCGGGGTGCCGGGCGGCACGCTCCGGGGGTGGCTGAAGGACGAGGCGAAGCTGCGGTGGTTCCTGGAGCAGCTCGGCGGGGAGGTGGGCACCCAGCGCAAGAAGATGCGGTTGGCCAACGAGGAGGAGATCGACCGCGCTGTCTACGCTTGGTTCCTGGCTCTCCGGCAGCACGGGGTGCCCCTCTCCGGGCCCCTCATCCAGGCTCAAGCTGAGGCCTTCGCCCGGCAGATCTACGGTCCGGAATGTACCTTCAAAGCCAGCCACGGGTGGTTCTGGCGCTGGCAGAAGCGCCACGGCATCTCCAGCCAACGCATCTACGGTGAGGGTGGGCTCCCCGCCGAGCCCGAGCGGGCTCCGGCTGCGTGCCCTGAATCCCTGCCCATCCCGGCTTCCGACGCCGCAGGGTACGGGGATGAGCAGATCTACAACGCCAACATCACCAGGCtctactggaagctgctgccgGGGCAGACGGGTGAGGTGACGGCTCGACGACGACCGGCTCCCCGCGAGCGTGTCACCGTGCTGCTGGCGGCCAACTTGACCGGCGCCCATAAGCTCAAGCCGCTGGTGGTTGGGAGCCACCGTGACCCCCCCAGTCTCCGGCACCACAACCAGGATAAATTCCCTGCTTGTTACCGCTACAGCCCCGAAGCCAGGCTGGGACCGGCGCTGCTCCGGGCTTGGTTCTTTGAGGACTTCGTGCCGGGTGTCAAACGCTACCTGCGCcggagctgcctgcagcagaaggctgtgctgctgctcagctccgCGTCACCCTCCTCTAGGACAGGCCCTGAGGAATCACCCCCGTTGCAGACACCCGACGGCTCCATCCGTgctcttttcctctccaaagGTCCTGCTGGGAGCGGCTCAGCCGGAGGGGGAGGCCGTATCCCGGCACCGTTGGAGCAAGGGGTGGTGCTGGCCTTCAAGCAGCTCTACAAGCGGGAGCTGCTGCGCTTGGctgtctcctgtgctgctggtggctcCGGTGGGCCCATGGACTTTGTGAGGTCTTTCCTCCTCAAGGACATGTTGTACTTGGCCGGACTCTCCTGGGATCTcatccctcctggctccattgAGAAGTGCTGGTTGCTGGGGCTCCGTGCTGCCTTTGAGCCCCAGCCTGGAGAGGAAGAGCATGGAGACCCCTCACATGGGGAGGACGGTGGTGGGGACAGCAAAGTCTTTAGTGACTTGACCCATCTGGCTGCATTGGCCTACAAGCGTTTGGCTCCTGAGGAGGTGGCTGACTGGTTGCACTTGGATGATGCAGCCCCGGGTATGGAGGAAGACAATGGGGaagaggatgctgaggaggaagGTCCTGGGGGTTatggggaagaggaggatgaggatgaggaggcagctgctggagaTGGAGGTGGCAAAAGGGGTGGTGAAGGAGGAGACACCTTGTTGCCCACAGCTCGAGAAGCTATCAAAGGCCTGGAGACGGCGCTGCGCTGGCTGGAGGGTCAGGACCCCCGGCAAGTGGGGCCACTGAAGCTGGTGCAGCTCCGTTCCCTCATCAGCATGGCCCAGCGGCTCCACCATGGCAGCAGCCCCCATTCCTAG
- the PYCR3 gene encoding pyrroline-5-carboxylate reductase 3 isoform X2, whose product MEAAEVRVGFVGAGRMAGGLARGLLRAGKVPASSILASAPSDKNLDAWRESGCRTTHCNLEVLQESTLVILATKPHVLPGVLQEIRPAVGPHHIIVSLVAGVTLQTLQRAGAMVFARGSGAGDEEASLLKNLLSSCGLCEEVPESYINIHTGLSGSGVAYVYLFAEAMAEGAVKMGMPGGLASRIAAQTLLGAAKMMLETGEHPAKLRGDVCTPGGTTIHALHQLEKGALRATVMNAVEAATNRARSMAED is encoded by the exons ATGGAGGCGGCGGAGGTGCGCGTCGGGTTCGTGGGCGCCGGGCGCATGGCGGGAGGCCTGGCCCGGGGGCTGCTGCGCGCCG GGAAGGTgccagccagcagcatcctggccagTGCTCCCTCGGACAAAAACCTGGATGCGTGGAGA GAGTCGGGCTGTCGGACCACGCACTGCAacctggaggtgctgcaggagagcaCCTTGGTCATCCTGGCCACCAAACCCCACGTGCTGCCAGGTGTGCTGCAGGAGATCCGTCCTGCTGTGGGACCACACCACATCATCGTCTCCTTGGTGGCCGGTGTCACCCTTCAGACACTGCAGAGG GCAGGAGCGATGGTCTTCGCCCGGGGCAGTGGTGCTGGTGACGAGGAAGCCTCCCTGCTGAAGAACCTCTTGTCCTCCTGTGGCCTCTGCGAGGAGGTCCCCGAATCCTACATCAACATCCACACCGGCCTCAGTGGCAGCGGGGTAGCCTAT GTCTATCTGTTTGCTGAGGCGATGGCTGAAGGAGCAGTGAAGATGGGAATGCCGGGTGGCTTAGCCAGCAGGATTGCGGCTCAGACGCTGCTG GGTGCAGCAAAGATGATGCTGGAGACAGGGGAGCACCCGGCGAAGCTGCGTGGAGATGTCTGCACACCCGGCGGCACCACCATCcatgcactgcaccagctgGAGAAGGGCGCACTGAGGGCCACCGTCATGAACGCCGTGGAGGCAGCCACCAACCGGGCACGCAGCATGGCTGAGGACTAA
- the PYCR3 gene encoding pyrroline-5-carboxylate reductase 3 isoform X1 produces the protein MEAAEVRVGFVGAGRMAGGLARGLLRAGKVPASSILASAPSDKNLDAWRESGCRTTHCNLEVLQESTLVILATKPHVLPGVLQEIRPAVGPHHIIVSLVAGVTLQTLQRLLPSGTKVLRLMPNLPCVVQAGAMVFARGSGAGDEEASLLKNLLSSCGLCEEVPESYINIHTGLSGSGVAYVYLFAEAMAEGAVKMGMPGGLASRIAAQTLLGAAKMMLETGEHPAKLRGDVCTPGGTTIHALHQLEKGALRATVMNAVEAATNRARSMAED, from the exons ATGGAGGCGGCGGAGGTGCGCGTCGGGTTCGTGGGCGCCGGGCGCATGGCGGGAGGCCTGGCCCGGGGGCTGCTGCGCGCCG GGAAGGTgccagccagcagcatcctggccagTGCTCCCTCGGACAAAAACCTGGATGCGTGGAGA GAGTCGGGCTGTCGGACCACGCACTGCAacctggaggtgctgcaggagagcaCCTTGGTCATCCTGGCCACCAAACCCCACGTGCTGCCAGGTGTGCTGCAGGAGATCCGTCCTGCTGTGGGACCACACCACATCATCGTCTCCTTGGTGGCCGGTGTCACCCTTCAGACACTGCAGAGG CTTCTCCCCAGCGGGACCAAGGTGCTGCGGCTCATGCCCAACCTGCCCTGTGTGGTGCAGGCAGGAGCGATGGTCTTCGCCCGGGGCAGTGGTGCTGGTGACGAGGAAGCCTCCCTGCTGAAGAACCTCTTGTCCTCCTGTGGCCTCTGCGAGGAGGTCCCCGAATCCTACATCAACATCCACACCGGCCTCAGTGGCAGCGGGGTAGCCTAT GTCTATCTGTTTGCTGAGGCGATGGCTGAAGGAGCAGTGAAGATGGGAATGCCGGGTGGCTTAGCCAGCAGGATTGCGGCTCAGACGCTGCTG GGTGCAGCAAAGATGATGCTGGAGACAGGGGAGCACCCGGCGAAGCTGCGTGGAGATGTCTGCACACCCGGCGGCACCACCATCcatgcactgcaccagctgGAGAAGGGCGCACTGAGGGCCACCGTCATGAACGCCGTGGAGGCAGCCACCAACCGGGCACGCAGCATGGCTGAGGACTAA
- the LOC136009008 gene encoding protein brambleberry-like isoform X1, whose amino-acid sequence MLLPWSCWALLLLCTTARSFGCLGLSTPQVEVRTPPSVRFKVTQRDEQLQDEASHRVPSPPDFDGHQEPVQDETPSSSEQHRLAQLMEDITQRMGRMSIHAAPGHQVVLSNDEQQKAQDAFSKGEDNLDLLLAEQRRLEELMDKLQKLKESLVLMLAAVKDARNQLESHLQHTHSTLNPRGEVRMGAGAWMGAGGYQHQAPCPTGQDSSVISTCILYVSYFMLLVSLLAPTVPRVTILLLFLISCALSGVLSIPELSSLLALALAGQWLVAFYSGGAVQAPWMLLLQEDPHHWLTSTPNRQCGTKLLQEELDRMEMSCLQEPSLEQPSAMAGNLPSTAGHTSPTRGGWRTTLSSRREMLEVSVGTGKHWEAKPCSPSKSSDMSLLSPQSLCQGLTRAGQRCRKKAIPGQDFCHVHAID is encoded by the exons ATGCtgctgccctggagctgctgggctctgctgctcctctgcaccACAGCCAGGTCGTTTGGGTGCCTGGGCCTCAGCACCCCGCAAGTGGAAGTGAGGACCCCCCCCAGTGTCCGTTTCAAGGTGACCCAAAGGGATGAGCAGCTCCAGGATGAAGCCTCACACAGGGTCCCGTCACCCCCGGACTTCGATGGCCATCAG GAGCCGGTGCAGGATGAGACCCCCAGCAGCAGCGAGCAGCACCGGCTGGCCCAGCTCATGGAGGACATCACCCAGAGGATGG GGCGGATGAGCATCCATGCAGCTCCAGGACATCAGGTTGTCCTCTCCAACGATGAGCAGCAAAAAGCTCAGGATGCCTTTTCCAAAGGAG AAGACAACCTGGACCTGCTCCTGGCTGAGCAGCGCCGGTTGGAGGAGCTGATGGACAAGCTGCAGAAGCTCAAGGAGAGCCTGGTGCTGATGCTGGCAGCTGTGAAGGATGCACGGAACCAGCTGGAGAGCCACCTACAGCACACCCACAGCACCCTCAACCCACGTGGTGAGGTGAGGATGGGTGCTGGAGCATGGATGGGTGCTGGTGGGTACCAACACCAGGCTCCTTGTCCCACAGGTCAGGACTCAAGTGTCATCTCCACCTGCATCCTCTATGTCTCCTACTTCATGCTGCTGGTCTCACTACTGGCTCCCACAGTGCCCCGTGtcaccatcctcctcctcttcctcatctccTGTGCTCTCAGTGGGGTCCTCAGCATCCCAGAGCTCTCCAGCCTCCTGGCCCTTGCTCTGGCAG GGCAGTGGCTGGTGGCATTTTACAGTGGTGGTGCTGTGCAGGCACCATGGATGCTGCTTCTTCAGGAAGACCCCCATCACTGGCTCACCTCCACCCCAAACAG GCAGTGTGGAACGAAGCTGTTGCAGGAGGAACTGGACAGGATGGAGATGAGCTGCCTGCAAG AGCCAAGCCTGGAGCAGCCCTCAGCCATGGCAGGCaacctccccagcacagcaggacaCACATCACCCACCCGTGGTGGCTGGAGGACAACGCTCAGCTCACGGAGG GAGATGCTGGAGGTGTCTGTGGGCACTGGGAAGCACTGGGAGGCCAAACCCTGCAGCCCAAGCAAGTCCAGTGACAT GTCCTTGCTGTCCCCACAGTCCCTATGCCAAGGGCTCACCAGGGCTGGGCAGCGATGCCGGAAGAAAGCCATCCCTGGGCAGGACTTCTGCCATGTCCACGCCATTGATTGA
- the LOC136009008 gene encoding protein brambleberry-like isoform X2, producing the protein MEDITQRMGRMSIHAAPGHQVVLSNDEQQKAQDAFSKGEDNLDLLLAEQRRLEELMDKLQKLKESLVLMLAAVKDARNQLESHLQHTHSTLNPRGEVRMGAGAWMGAGGYQHQAPCPTGQDSSVISTCILYVSYFMLLVSLLAPTVPRVTILLLFLISCALSGVLSIPELSSLLALALAGQWLVAFYSGGAVQAPWMLLLQEDPHHWLTSTPNRQCGTKLLQEELDRMEMSCLQEPSLEQPSAMAGNLPSTAGHTSPTRGGWRTTLSSRREMLEVSVGTGKHWEAKPCSPSKSSDMSLLSPQSLCQGLTRAGQRCRKKAIPGQDFCHVHAID; encoded by the exons ATGGAGGACATCACCCAGAGGATGG GGCGGATGAGCATCCATGCAGCTCCAGGACATCAGGTTGTCCTCTCCAACGATGAGCAGCAAAAAGCTCAGGATGCCTTTTCCAAAGGAG AAGACAACCTGGACCTGCTCCTGGCTGAGCAGCGCCGGTTGGAGGAGCTGATGGACAAGCTGCAGAAGCTCAAGGAGAGCCTGGTGCTGATGCTGGCAGCTGTGAAGGATGCACGGAACCAGCTGGAGAGCCACCTACAGCACACCCACAGCACCCTCAACCCACGTGGTGAGGTGAGGATGGGTGCTGGAGCATGGATGGGTGCTGGTGGGTACCAACACCAGGCTCCTTGTCCCACAGGTCAGGACTCAAGTGTCATCTCCACCTGCATCCTCTATGTCTCCTACTTCATGCTGCTGGTCTCACTACTGGCTCCCACAGTGCCCCGTGtcaccatcctcctcctcttcctcatctccTGTGCTCTCAGTGGGGTCCTCAGCATCCCAGAGCTCTCCAGCCTCCTGGCCCTTGCTCTGGCAG GGCAGTGGCTGGTGGCATTTTACAGTGGTGGTGCTGTGCAGGCACCATGGATGCTGCTTCTTCAGGAAGACCCCCATCACTGGCTCACCTCCACCCCAAACAG GCAGTGTGGAACGAAGCTGTTGCAGGAGGAACTGGACAGGATGGAGATGAGCTGCCTGCAAG AGCCAAGCCTGGAGCAGCCCTCAGCCATGGCAGGCaacctccccagcacagcaggacaCACATCACCCACCCGTGGTGGCTGGAGGACAACGCTCAGCTCACGGAGG GAGATGCTGGAGGTGTCTGTGGGCACTGGGAAGCACTGGGAGGCCAAACCCTGCAGCCCAAGCAAGTCCAGTGACAT GTCCTTGCTGTCCCCACAGTCCCTATGCCAAGGGCTCACCAGGGCTGGGCAGCGATGCCGGAAGAAAGCCATCCCTGGGCAGGACTTCTGCCATGTCCACGCCATTGATTGA